Proteins co-encoded in one Polluticoccus soli genomic window:
- a CDS encoding asparagine synthetase B family protein, which translates to MRAGNFIGVFSRNGTVSMPAVHAALCNGDVSVFGSVNNEVAFFQNDRKGNIVKDDDGWVICGKAEIYNREDVCKKLAIGNQPANDLELILQAFKKTGSSTPGLLNGAFSFAIWDPQTEALFAARDHIGLFPLFYFISERLFFFSDSIKLLSKFAFARCLNNSKIIQLLQKTYGDKEQTIFEEIQSLSPAYSICVDRKKSVCRKYWALSAVLPSRVQNLEDAAEGLQDRLLIAMRTRLDGDLNVGIELSGGLDSSSIAVLASQIADRKELFAFSNVLPVAHKQSFAGFSDEWDKATMVADHLGLPAPTAIDHIEDPVTLSESIIEQAGIPFNFYLSFYQTGIYKAAACQGVGALFSGFGGDEGISMQVGQRYVVSMVRQLQLQSLFCHYSKMGLFRGKAVVATAYQVGRYALRNKHRENRRYLLNRYNHLLFTNDLLEDDLNRKQYLGDDYFKHYSPGERMNFFMTSGGTTARLESGYFISGAYGLSYKYPFLDVSVLEYFYSLPDALKVNADGDRAVLRKAMEGLLPASIINQPKQPAIASATVPFHRVERERHFERVKDYLMSLSESHQLFDFWDRNKLSSLRLGVHNSYIEGKYYDQLLAGMMLSLFLQQQKATTFHEI; encoded by the coding sequence ATGCGTGCGGGAAATTTTATCGGAGTATTTTCGAGGAACGGCACCGTTTCTATGCCGGCTGTACATGCCGCATTGTGCAACGGGGACGTTTCTGTTTTTGGATCGGTAAATAATGAGGTGGCATTTTTTCAGAATGATAGAAAGGGAAATATTGTAAAGGACGATGATGGCTGGGTTATTTGCGGCAAAGCGGAGATATACAACCGCGAAGACGTTTGCAAAAAACTGGCCATTGGAAATCAGCCAGCCAACGATCTGGAACTTATATTACAAGCCTTTAAGAAAACTGGTAGCTCGACACCGGGGTTGCTAAATGGGGCTTTTTCATTCGCTATTTGGGATCCGCAAACGGAAGCTTTATTTGCAGCCCGCGATCACATCGGGCTTTTTCCGCTGTTTTACTTTATTAGTGAACGCCTGTTTTTCTTCAGTGATTCGATAAAACTTTTGTCAAAGTTTGCATTTGCCCGTTGCTTGAATAACAGTAAGATCATTCAGCTACTTCAGAAAACCTATGGCGACAAGGAGCAAACGATATTTGAAGAAATACAAAGCTTATCACCTGCATATTCTATTTGCGTTGATCGGAAGAAAAGTGTGTGCCGCAAATATTGGGCGCTGAGTGCTGTTCTGCCAAGTCGCGTTCAAAACCTGGAAGATGCAGCAGAAGGACTCCAGGATCGTTTGTTAATCGCCATGCGAACTCGGCTTGACGGAGATTTGAATGTCGGCATCGAGCTTAGTGGCGGCCTGGATTCATCATCAATTGCGGTACTTGCCTCTCAAATTGCGGATAGGAAAGAGCTGTTTGCCTTTTCGAATGTCTTGCCTGTAGCGCATAAACAATCATTCGCCGGTTTTAGTGATGAATGGGATAAGGCCACAATGGTGGCAGATCATTTGGGTTTGCCGGCGCCTACTGCAATCGACCATATTGAAGACCCGGTTACATTGTCTGAGAGTATAATCGAACAGGCGGGCATTCCATTCAATTTTTATTTGTCATTTTACCAGACAGGTATTTATAAGGCTGCTGCCTGCCAGGGTGTAGGTGCCCTTTTCTCGGGGTTTGGTGGTGACGAAGGAATCTCCATGCAAGTCGGACAGCGGTACGTGGTGTCGATGGTCAGGCAATTGCAACTACAGTCTCTTTTCTGCCACTATTCAAAAATGGGTTTGTTTCGGGGTAAAGCCGTTGTAGCAACCGCCTACCAGGTGGGCAGGTATGCCTTGAGAAATAAACATCGCGAAAACAGGCGATATCTTTTAAATCGATACAACCACCTGCTATTTACAAACGATCTCCTCGAAGATGATCTTAACCGCAAACAATATCTTGGTGATGATTATTTTAAACACTACTCACCAGGGGAACGAATGAATTTTTTTATGACGAGCGGTGGAACAACCGCGCGTCTTGAATCGGGATATTTTATTTCAGGCGCTTACGGATTGTCGTACAAATATCCTTTTCTTGATGTCTCAGTACTCGAGTATTTTTACAGTTTGCCCGATGCGCTCAAAGTGAATGCCGACGGAGATCGCGCGGTATTGAGAAAGGCAATGGAAGGTTTACTGCCTGCAAGCATTATCAATCAGCCCAAGCAGCCTGCAATAGCTTCTGCTACCGTCCCGTTTCATAGGGTAGAGCGGGAAAGGCATTTTGAAAGGGTTAAGGACTATCTAATGAGTTTGTCTGAAAGTCACCAGTTGTTTGATTTTTGGGACCGTAATAAGTTATCGAGTCTCCGTCTTGGTGTACACAATAGCTATATAGAAGGCAAATATTACGACCAGCTGCTGGCTGGGATGATGTTGTCCCTTTTCCTGCAACAACAAAAAGCTACGACTTTTCATGAGATTTAA
- a CDS encoding PqqD family protein — MQAVDIKDDSLISRNGGMLANNIGAETVMMDPEAGRYFGMNKTGSYIWRQLETSMTFSDLCAQLSANFNIPEQKCKDETRPFIVEMVKETILLVS, encoded by the coding sequence ATGCAAGCTGTTGATATTAAAGATGATAGCCTGATAAGCAGGAATGGTGGGATGCTTGCTAATAACATAGGTGCCGAGACAGTTATGATGGATCCTGAGGCTGGTAGATATTTTGGGATGAATAAAACGGGTTCATACATATGGAGGCAATTGGAAACCTCCATGACCTTTTCTGATCTGTGCGCACAACTGTCTGCGAATTTCAATATTCCGGAGCAAAAATGTAAGGATGAGACGAGACCATTTATAGTAGAAATGGTTAAAGAGACCATATTGTTAGTTTCATAA
- a CDS encoding cytochrome-c peroxidase, with translation MRINKLLHTLFVIIPGVLLVTFFMYPCPPEKARPEKNWQLNYPESWPEPVYKFDKNNKLTKAGFELGRTLFYDRRLSRNNTISCGSCHQQFAAFAHLDHPTSHGIESKLGTRNTPPLFNLNWQPAFFWDGSVNHIEVQPISPMQNPVEMDEKLENAVNKVAGDTMYKRLFKTAYGDEKINSQRLLKALAQFMGMMVSCNSKYDKVMRKEIGVEFTASETNGLSIFRSICSSCHKEPLFTDFSYRNTGLMPKFKTDSGRATITKQSGDLYKFKVPSLRNLKYTWPYMHDGRFNELEQVLEHYAGDKFKTATLDPAMHLRLYLTATEKADLLAFLNTLNDEEFVKDVRFKDNSGNPVLSDHSHSFEKR, from the coding sequence ATGAGGATTAATAAGCTGTTGCATACGTTGTTTGTAATAATACCGGGAGTTTTGCTGGTGACGTTCTTCATGTACCCTTGTCCACCCGAAAAGGCAAGGCCTGAGAAGAACTGGCAATTGAACTATCCGGAATCTTGGCCTGAACCTGTATACAAGTTTGACAAAAACAATAAGCTAACGAAAGCCGGATTTGAACTAGGGCGTACATTGTTCTATGACCGCCGCCTGTCTCGCAATAATACCATTTCATGCGGCAGTTGCCATCAGCAGTTTGCAGCTTTCGCGCATCTCGACCATCCAACCAGTCATGGAATAGAAAGCAAACTTGGCACGCGAAATACACCACCACTATTCAATCTTAACTGGCAACCTGCGTTCTTTTGGGACGGGTCCGTAAATCATATAGAAGTACAACCCATTAGCCCGATGCAAAATCCGGTGGAAATGGACGAAAAACTGGAAAACGCTGTGAACAAGGTTGCCGGAGATACAATGTATAAGAGGTTATTTAAAACAGCGTATGGAGATGAAAAGATCAACTCTCAGCGCTTGTTGAAAGCTCTTGCCCAGTTTATGGGCATGATGGTGTCGTGCAATTCAAAATACGACAAGGTCATGAGGAAGGAAATAGGAGTAGAGTTTACTGCCTCCGAAACAAACGGGTTAAGCATCTTTCGCAGTATATGCAGCTCTTGCCACAAGGAGCCCTTGTTCACAGATTTTTCTTATCGGAATACTGGCTTGATGCCAAAATTTAAAACTGATAGTGGCAGGGCGACCATTACCAAACAATCTGGTGATCTCTATAAATTCAAAGTGCCATCGCTGCGCAATTTGAAATATACCTGGCCATATATGCACGATGGCAGGTTCAATGAATTGGAGCAAGTGTTGGAACATTATGCGGGCGATAAGTTTAAAACAGCCACGCTTGACCCTGCGATGCATTTGCGGCTTTATCTAACCGCTACAGAAAAAGCAGACCTCCTGGCATTTTTGAATACGCTCAATGATGAGGAGTTCGTGAAAGATGTGCGATTCAAAGACAATAGTGGTAATCCGGTATTGAGCGACCATTCGCATTCTTTCGAAAAGCGATAA
- a CDS encoding MbnP family protein, translated as MMVGKYRTAVALVGLCVLQSLSAMSQPETKCKLHISVKNVFGKDPLILNDRIYRTPAGDSIFITNYKYYISNITLPTVNGDAVVELDSYHLINEAKPKSKEFDVYLPPGEYSAIRFMIGVDSLHNVSGAQTDALDPINAMFWDWNTGYINAKLEGRLNNAEQTDYSFHIGGFAGSNSTLRWATLRFSKPVTIKAGVETGIALTSNAAEWLKTPNSIELRKMPVVVTEGADAVHIADNYADMFSLSHED; from the coding sequence ATGATGGTTGGTAAATACAGAACTGCTGTGGCTTTGGTGGGTTTATGTGTGTTGCAGTCGCTATCTGCCATGTCGCAGCCGGAAACTAAATGCAAACTGCACATCAGCGTCAAAAATGTATTCGGTAAAGACCCCCTGATCTTAAATGATCGCATTTACCGGACACCTGCCGGCGACAGCATTTTCATAACTAACTACAAGTATTACATCAGTAATATCACGTTGCCGACAGTTAATGGTGATGCAGTGGTGGAGCTTGACAGCTACCACTTAATAAATGAGGCGAAGCCGAAAAGCAAAGAGTTTGATGTATACCTTCCTCCAGGCGAGTATTCGGCAATCCGGTTTATGATTGGAGTGGACAGTTTACACAATGTAAGCGGTGCGCAAACCGATGCTCTCGATCCGATCAATGCTATGTTTTGGGATTGGAATACAGGATACATCAATGCAAAGCTGGAAGGCAGGCTCAATAATGCGGAACAAACTGACTATTCCTTTCACATTGGTGGGTTTGCAGGAAGTAACAGTACGCTTAGATGGGCTACGTTGAGGTTTTCGAAACCTGTGACCATTAAAGCTGGTGTTGAGACGGGTATTGCGCTAACCTCTAACGCGGCCGAGTGGTTGAAAACACCCAATAGTATTGAATTGCGTAAGATGCCCGTTGTTGTAACAGAGGGTGCTGATGCTGTACACATTGCAGACAACTACGCTGATATGTTTTCGTTAAGCCATGAGGATTAA